The sequence GTGCGCTCATCGCCCCACCCCAGCTCCAGGATGGGACTTTGGGGTTGCATCTGCTCTCTGCTCAAAATCCTGCCTGGTGATGAGGCAAGTGGCATAaactggaggtgttcaaggccaggctggatggggctttgggcaacctggtgtggtgggaggtgtccctgcccatggcagggggttggaactgggtgggctttaacCCAAgccatgattctatgaaactgGCCTGCACTGGTGCTGTTAAACCGTCTTGCCATCCAAACCCAAGTGGCTGCATCCAAACTACCTTGCCCACTGGTCTGATGTCTACCACGGCCCCCTAATGAAGTAGCCTAAGGGGAGCCAAAGCACATTTTGTAATGGGAGGCACTGGTTGGTAGCAAAGGCCAGGAATGACGAACTTAAACCTCCTACACATTGATTCTCCTCTTTGATACCTCAGTAAGGTGTCTGTGCGTTGCATAGGAAGCCAATAAGTTCAAATCTGCTTTCCTAAGGCCGTTATGAGGATTTTTGTTACCATTTAGAGACTTTGAAAAGCAGGGAATACGATGTTCTTGTACTGAGTGGAAGTAGGTGCCTAGCCTCCTGAACCGTTCATGGGAACGAGAGCTTGTTGCCATTTATTCTGTTCCTCAAAATCTaggtatgaaaacaaaaatccctgctgatgccttttcatttctgaagcagcacaataaaaaaacagctgctgaagCTAATGACTGCATTTGCATAGATTACATGTGACAATCCAGCACACAACGGGGTGTCCTGCCATGTAGACAACAAGCCACAAGGGCGATGCACTTCTTTGGCATTTACTGCCAGAAGTCAGATTCACTTCTGCAATAATAGTGTCAGCTCACTTCTAGGGGGGCCTTGGCTAGCGGCGACAGAGAAAATTACtgattttctcttgttttccaaGCCAAAAGGCAGAGGGCTCTCTCCCGCCAAGTGCAGAGATGTGGAGGAGGGAAATCGGCTTTCATGATGGCACCCAGAGTAAACCATCATCCTCCAGGGTGACAAGGCGAAGGAGCCCGATGCCAGTGAGCTGTCCCCTGTCCCAaggggctctgggctggctgcaggtcATGCAGGATGGCTGTGTGCAGCCCCGCAATGAGCCAGAGCCTGGAGAGGGAGGGCTGGCGCCTGCCTGGGGGCACTGTGGCTGAATGCCATGCTGgcttggagggaaaaaaatagttcctttgtgttttctgcACAGTGTCCGGGTTTATGGCATTGCTTTGTTATTCTTGCAGTGTTGGCTATAGACAAACACAGGAGGACAATTTATATCCCAAGGCAAACTGGCTCTGATATGgtgcttctccttttctctttgcttaattgggctaaaagaaaaagacaacagcTGCAatggtgggaaagaaaaatgcctttgcTTGTCCTGTGTTTGACAGCAATCAGCTTGACAAGGGATTATCAATTGATTTGAGATAACTGTTAATGCTGGATGTAGTTTGGTGTCTGTTTATTCCCTTTACTGTTTCACACATACAGttgcacttcagaaaataaaatcacagaaccacagaatggttgaggctggaaaggacctcgagatcatctagtccaacccccacCACGACCTCTccccaagcaggatcacctagagcaaaACAGACAATTATTTTCAGGGAGAAAACACACCTCCACTCTAAAGCATGCTTAAATAAGACCAGAATGTGAAAAGGAGAagaatctctgaaaaaaaaaattgctgtggGACTCCTGTGTATTTACGTACATGCGCACTTGCGTTCATGAGTGTCATGAAGTGAGCAATTAAAAAGAGAGACAGGTCACGGGcacatgtttttcagaaaaatcaggTCATTTTCTCCAGGATTTGTCTTCCAGGACTGCAGATCCAACAGTCACAGACTGCTTCCTTCTGTTCTCGTAATCCATGAGAACATGGCAAAGCTCCGCGACCACCTGTCAACCTATTTTTGTAAAGTGCCGTAGAAAAACTCCTTGAAaaggactagatgatcttgacTGCCCTATTGGATACACAGGATATCTTTCGCATTGGGGCATGGGTTTCGCATTCAGTTTTGCTGGAAGCAGGGGATGATGTACCTTGGCCAGGTGTCAAGAGAGATGGGCTTCCCGCAGCCCGCTGCTGGTTTCCAGTTTGTTTGCCCCTGGCCCAAATCCAGCACTGTGGAGCTTGCTGGAAATTTTGCAAATGTCCTTGGTAGACACTGAATCCAGCTCTTGCGGGAGGAAACACTACTGAGGAGAGCTCTCCAGCTCCCAAAGGGCTGGGGGGTGCTTGTTCTGCATCCTGGGTACCCTACCAGCTGACTCCTAGGGCCCGATCCTATGGGTCCTGCATGCTCCTTGTGCAAATGGCGCTTCTCCAGAAACCCACTTCATCcaagcaagaagaaaagcaggagtGCAAGCCCCACTGATCATCCCCCTTGGTGCTAATCTATTCTTAAACTGAACTGTACTCTTTTGATATTTTAGTAAAACTGTCATGAATCAACACccactgcttcatttttcttagcgacacacacaaaaaaaggggggaaaatgaaaaaaaatgaaaagccatCCTCTAACAGACATTCAGTTTGAACTGATCGAGTGATTTGCTGTCAGAGCAACAGCTCTTGTCAAAAATAGccctttggaaaaaaactctGGTATTATTTGTACAGCGTGTGCCACACGATGCTCCTTAGTGAGAGCAGGGTGTCAGCAACCAGTATTAAAAGGAGATCACTGGAAGTGCTGCGTGGGAAATGAATCATGTGCCTCTACAAGCTACCAGCATCCCTGTGACTGTCTCAAACTGATGAGTGCACTGATGTGTATCAAGGTATCATTTTTAGAAGGAGCAAGCAGTGtcagatttctttaaaatcccTCACAGCTCTGAGGGGCTGATAAAACCAAAATCCAGGCTGCATCAAACCTTCCCAACAGAGCAGCTTTGACCACAGCCCCAGTCCTGCCAGATCCCAACCATGGTAGTAGCTCTCCTGGTGCAAAAAATGGGCATTGTCCAGTGCACATACACGGAGCAAGGCACCTGTTTGCGTTAGAGACAGTGGAAAAGGTTTTGCTTCTGTGTAACAGTGTtttctccaaaggaaaaaaaaaatggaggctGAAAAATGTTGGCTGATATTtttgggaaagggaggaaacaACCTAAAGTCCGTGGATGCGGAAACATTTGGTGAGAGGCAGATGTGAGCAAACACAGGCGCTTTTCTCTGAATGTTTAACTTGGGCTCCCTTTGCAATCAGAAGAGACAGAGCTTTTAAGATAAGATTTATCTCACCCAGCCTTAAGCTGACATATAAAATAGGTCAAATAAATTATGCCCTAAGAATACCTATCTTCTGCCACATTCAGGAAAGGGGATTTAGGCTAACTAGCAGCAATGCAGCTGTTTACTCTGTCACTGGTTAAAGCATGGGGAGATGAAATCCAGCCTTTGGTTTGAAACAGATTGAAACCAGTGGTTCCTACAGGTTTCAAAGGCATAGCCAAGTTTTTTGTAGCATCTTACAGTCAGCTCTTTCGGAGGCTACTGAGATGTATGCtattacaaatttaaaatatgtagtATTTATCTGATTCAGTGTGGCTCAGATAGGGGTAACTGCAGTTTTGGGGGTCCTGAAAGAAATCCAGACAGTGAATTCTGCCATTAGGTTTGGAAACTTGTCTTGATAATAAGCACAAttatttctctcctctcccactaCGGTCCCAGGCACAGATttgtttccaaagctttttAGTAATTTCCTTGTTTCCCATGTACTCGggtttcttttccccctttcacaTTTGACCCTTGTGTCTTTTCACCTGAGCTCGAAAACTTCCATGTGCTGCCACAGTGGCAGCTCCCACTGATGGTCTGCCCAGGGGCTGTTTACTTTATGCACAGCGAtgtggggggaaagaaaaatgaggcaAAGCACCCCTGAAATCAAACTAATAAGGTATCTATCAGTAATTATAATGAAACATAAGCAGCAACTGCAGAATCTAGCAATAGTGTTAATGGTGAATTTGAGAAGCATTTCTTactctaaaaaaataaagcacaggaAATATGATCACATCTATTTAGATCACAATCTATCCTATTCAGAGAGGCTGAATCTTTAATTAAGGGTCCAGTTCTGACTTTTACATCCACTTGTACTAATCAAAAGTGTTTCTGCTGAAGTCAACTGAAGAGACTGAGACCGAACAGGGGTGAGGACAAAACCCAGGTACCCCCTGTCAGTTTTCTGAACGCTTACCTCTCAGTAAAAATGTCCTTCCCTCCTCTCAGAATCATTCTCATCTGGtcagaaaaacacattctgGCCCAgcacaccccccacccccttcctctAATCTGCTTACACTTTTGCTTTGGGCTTTTAATTAACGGTAGTGAGCAAGACCCTTGCCTCCTGTGGTACTATTGTCCGTCAGGTCTGCTGGGATTGCACAGAcgggattttattttcattaattttcgAAATAGAAAGGCTTAAGTAGCACaattagaaatagaaaaaagttACTAACATGTCTGAGATATTGTAAACACCAAAGAAGAAAGTGAATGGCTGCATATCcatgtaagaaaaaagaaacatatttatgggatttttaaaaagcatttctcttttcagtccagtaggtgaaagaaaataaactctccaCATTTCCAATAATCACAGTGCAAGTAAATCTGGGATTGGGCTGGGTTTATTCTTAGAGGTTCTAGCTACAATGTCACAGCAGGAttaatctagattttttttttttttagtgtagtGTGCCAGGGCACTAACATATTATTAATTAGAAGTAAATCTGTCCCTTGGGGAGACTACATGCACTGcctgcatttttaatttgtatttatctTTAAGACAAATGAAgcatatttttcccctctccgTTTTTCAGTTGCTTCCTTATTCCTGTGTaatccttttattttgcattgGGAAGAACAGTTGGATAACATAGAGATTGTGTGcctacaaacatttttttttcagcctcttgACTGGACCGGAAAACactgaataattttcttttgggTCAACTTCatgtttggtttcattttcGGAGGGGTATTGTTGTCttcctatttttccctttaaaacagCATACCAAAAGCAATTTACAAAGGAAAGTAGTTTTgatttaaaggggaaaaaaaagtgaacaaaatacaataatttcattctttctcaTCTCAGATTGTTTAGCTGATGTCAGAAAACTCATTACTAGTTTGTTCAACCTGCACATCCATTtcctgttgatttatttttttcttctgtaaaattgCACCCATAAGGGACGCTAGGGCTGAGTGACAGTGACAAGAGAAAACTTCACTGTGGCTGCAGAATTCCTTTCATGTGTGAAGGTGTTGGCCTGAGTCACAAAGTTATTACTGGTGAGAACAAGAATCATTCCTCCTAGTGAAGTCCTCACCAGCAATTTTTGGTTTAATACATGGCCTTCCAGGCTCATAGAATGGACATTTTCCATTTTGGCTGGACCTGGCCAGTGTTTAAGTATGTGAAACTTCagtggctttttaaaatttcctgcACATTTGTGTTGCAGAATCACGCAGTCACTTACCTGCTCAAGAACCTGTACCTCTGCTCCCatttggtgtatttttttgGAGATTTAGAAGACATTTTGCTCACTTAAATTGCACAGTTCTGCAGCAGGTAATTCAAAATTCAATGTTGGTGTGATTCAGacataattttctgaaaattgagTCCAGGTCTCTCTATTTTGAGAAACAGGTCTATTATTCTCCATGTACACTTCCCAGTACCATGGCCCTTTGGTACAAAAACAAAGTCATGAGAGTTCATTATCTCCCGGGAGACTGGAGCCGTACTTTACAGGGACATCTGTGTCTCTCAGTCACGGTGATTTTTGCCACACATACACTGGTACCAGATTTCCCCACTGAGAGTTTTTCATGCGCTAACCAAGGAGGCAGGATGGTATTAGGCAGTTTCTGGTGGTAGTGAGCACGAAGCCTGTGTGCAGATGACAGGCTGATGGAGTGTAAGaatctaatatttttttccctgtattgcAATTTGTAGATTCATTTAAGAGCAGTTTCTCTGAGATATCCCCAAGTTTGAGCTGTCTGTGAGTGAGGGACAGCCAGACTCTGGGCATGCTGATCTgcacatttttgctgtttatgcCTCTGCGGCTTGTGAGGGTttggtttgcagaaaaggatgtCTGACCTGGGAAAGCAGAGGGTAGAGAATGAAAGCAGATATCCCTAAGGAGGTTCTAGCTGCTGCCACACAGGCTGGAGGTGGAAGTATGCACTGTCACAGGACATGGATCTGTGAGGAAGTAAGTGCAAATAAGTGGCAAACATCAGAAATCCAGGCACCTTCCCCTGTACCTTTATGGACACTGGTACGTATTACAGAAAGAAGCCTCATATAGAAGGATTCTTTTATCCCCGTTTctctttctaaattaaaataaataaagtaaatgcTGGTGttagattttttaatttattttatttatttattttttcccagtccCAGTGGTTTGCTAAGCAGATCTTAAGGTATCAGCAGAGATCTGACATAACTTACAGCTTCTTTGATGAGCCCACTGAttttgcaatccagcaaacagTATCTCTTCCATTTCCTGGTACTGTAATGCATTGTGGTGTCTTTCTGTGCTGTAGCACACCTGTCCATGTAAGAAGAAATGGCAGcatttgaaataacttttgaaGTAGTGGACCTGTTTTCCCTGTGGACTTGTGGTTGCTCTGGGCCTCCCTGTACTCAGACTTAAATTCTTGAGCCTGGCATGATAACTGTCTGCAGCTTTTTAAAAGCCTACTGACTTTCACTCCATCACCAGCCTGGGTCTGGATGCAGGCACTGGATGCTGGCTGAATCCTTGCCATTCACTTTCTGCAACTTAGATTCCCTGCTCATCATCAGGAGGACCTACCAGTTTTAAATTGATGTATCTTCTTTAGACCCCAAGAATTATACATACACTGTAGGACATATGAGGGTAGAAACACAGCTCTAGAGAATGCTAaccaaagggaaagaagaaaaaaaaaaaaacaaacaaaaagtacttCAGCAGAAAATGGGTAAATTCTGGCATAAAACAGAGCATATCCTGGGTAATATGTTGAAAGGACTGCTCctgactctctggagtctctgaaGCTTCTTAGAAATTAAGCCTGAAGTGAAAAATTACTGCACCTGCATAGATCTACAGACTCCTCTATCCTgtcaaatttctttctttggtcCTGTTCAGCACACGAGGCAGCCTGGAAACACCACAGAATTCTGGGGGCTTCTGTAAAAATGGGAGACAGGATGGcttactgtggtggttttactcaggtgggcggccgagctccaccacaaccgctctctcattccccctcctcaaagaggaatggggggaaaatacgatgaaaagggctcaagggttgagataaggacgaggagatcacacagtaattattgtgacaagcaaaacagactcagaatagggagatagtaagatttattgcctattactaacaagctagagaagtgagaaacgaaggaaagaaaccaaaagcaccttccccccatccaccctcttccaccgCCTCCCCCTGAGTGATGCATGGGAATGGGGGAacgggggttatggtcagtctatggcgcttcttctccgccgctccttctcggtcactctcgtcccctgtgctgtggggtccctcccacgggatgcagtccttgctgaactgatcaggcgtgggctgcccacaggcagcagctcttcaagaactgctccagatatgggtccgtaccacgtggtccatccctcaggagcgaactgctccagcctgggtcccccacaggcagcagctcctgccaggtcacctgctcctgcgtggtctcctctccacgggctacagctccggcccgggatctgctctggcaggggtcttccacaggccgcagcctccgtcggtgcaggtccacctgctccactgtggtctcctccacgggctgcagcgtggaaccctgctccaccgtggtactccatgggctgcagggggacagcctgcttcaccatggtcctcaccacaggccgcaggggacttctgctctggcacctggagcacctctccccctccttcttcactgaccttggtgcctgcaaggctgttcctcactcctctcactctcccagctgctgtgtgtcgCAGCATTTTTTTGTCCCTgacttaaatatgctctcacagaggcgcaaaataacatcacttattggctcagctctgatcagcagtggggcccttaccaaacatggggcagcctCTGGATCCTTCTCACGAAAGCCATCCCtgtggccccctgctaccaaaatcttgccacataaacccactacacttACATAGTGTTGCATGTCTGGTATATTCATTTTAAGGATTAAAAACCTGCCtccttcagaaacatttcttccaCAGACCCTTTCCTGTATCCTCTCCAGCTGGAATAAATCTGCTCATGTGGCTGTGGTGAGTGGGATCTCTGCCACCACACTAGACGTCCCTTGAGGTGAGATGGGTCTGGAGGATGTGGTGGAAACAGTTCTACCACCACTTGGCTGTCACTTGTCTGATGGTCTTCTGAAGCTCCCAGCTGATCGTGGTGTCTTTCTGCACTTTTAAATTAGAGatcttaatttgttttcactttaaaaagtgTCTGTCAGCCTTTCCTCTGCGTTGCCAGAAAGACAGTTATGACAATTTCCACTGTCGGATACACACTTCCACTTCAGATTTACAGAGGTGAAGGGGAGCCATAAAGAAATGACTCCCCACGATAATTTAGAGGAGTAAGTTTTAAACCTTGGGGAGAAACAGTAAGAAATAGATATTGCTCACATAGGCTTTGTGCAAGCTTCCTGGAATGTAAAACCAGACAGAATAAAAAAGGCCAAAAGGATGAAAACGTCTCTGGCTCCCTTTCATTCAGCTCCTCACTGTCCTGCTCCAGAAACCAACCTGTCTCACCTTGGAGCTGTGCTGATCGTATATCTCTTTACAGTTCTGCAAAAAATGACACAATTTTCTTCCAGGGGACTTCCTTGATGAAAGCAGAGGGAACAAAAAGGGCAAAGGAACATCACTAAACTCTCTGAAATTCCCATTATACGTGAGGACAGGGGCACAACAAATGTGGCAGAGAACATTTTCTGCCAACCCCCTTTATCTCACAGCTCTCCAGTGTTCAAACATCACTAAGAGCAAGAGTGATTTAGCTTGAATATTTGCACCTCTCAGCATTACTTGTCTTCAATTAGAAGTTGGTGAATGCTTTGTTGAAAGCTTTCCCTGCTTAGCCCTGCAAGGGCAAGTTGACCAAAGCATGTCATGAGTTCATGTTGAACTCACATATGtttagccattaaaaaaaagttaattaaaaaaaaaaaaagaagaatgggaatatttcatttgtccctttcaaaattcagtgctttgatttttcattgTAGAATGAGTATCCATTTCCAGAGGTACACAAGGttatttaaatcatatttttaaaagtgtaaaaaGATTGAGAACAAATGTGCAGAAAAGATTCAATTTGTCAGAACATTTTTCAAGAGGTAATTTCAGACTGACCTCAAGTCACTTTCCTCCATTAATGCTTGGATTTTAAGTCGActgaaaaacaagctgaaaGTCCACCCTTTCTTTCATGGCTGCAGATAATCATACAAAAAAGAAGAGGGCACAATAACTTGTCTGTTCCATACAGCTGTGAAGCATTAAGTCATCTGTCCTCATCCTTTTATATCTCTGTATCCCACTATTTTGGGCTCAATGTTTGCAAGAAGAATTGGCTCAATGTAAAGAATTGGTGAAACGTAGCAAAACACCAGTATGAAAAGTGCAAAAAATTGGTAAATTCAGCCATCTGGCCAACTCTTATTTATTAGCTGTTCTGTTTACTTTTTCACAAGCTGTGTGACCAGGTTTTGttctttcaaatttttaaagGATGTCTGCTCTGTGTATTTGCATTTGCACAGGAACATTtagtattttctctgttttatcaAGTTTCATCCATCTGACCGGAGAACAGAAATATTACCAGGTGGTGGGGGAACTCATGAGTGATGGAGGTGCAAAGTGACCTCCCATCTCTGTGGCTTGTGGGTGCTGGGCAGGTGTATGTAGTGCACAGTGTAAGATATAACTCCTCCTCTTCCAGTCAAAATCTTGGCTTCTGCCTCATTTGccctttcctctgtttctcGCAGAAGGCAGGAGAGACCTGTATGTTGAATTATGTGCTCATATTGCTCTTATTGAACATGCAATGATTGTGAATGCAAACGGAACTTTCTGTACATGATCAGAAAAAGGGCTAAATTCACTGCATAAATTATTCACAACAGATAATTCAACCTGTTCTCATGGGAGAGTGCAATGAATGTCTGATGAtgttatagaaagaaaaaaaaaaaaaccactcaacCAACTAATTCTTCCAAACAATGAAGTCAACAGCAAAAGCTTTTACTAACTTCAAAGGGGCCAGAACCTAGCCCCAAGCCAGAGGGTGGGGATGCAGCTTCTCTGTAGTGGTTCCCAGTTGTGTTTAGAGCTGTTTAAAAACCCAGACAAGTGCTTCTGCTTGGAGGAACCCAGACTAACTCCATACAGTCAGCATCAGGCGGCCAGGGTCCATGGGTTACTACAGCTCCAGCTGAAAGCAGGTCTCCTCCACGGCTGGGTGCAGAGCACGGCTCTCAACCTGAAACAGCCCTGCCTCCATTGTGCTGTGCCACCGAGCCAGTTTGGAGCTCCAGACCACAGGGTGGCTGGGGgtggaaggcacctctggaggtcacctggtccaaacccctgctccagcagggccacctaaagcaggttgcccaggacctgTCAGGCTGGGTTAATTTACTTTGCATCTGGAGTAGATCTGCAGCTGGTGAGAGGTGTCTGTGACCGGTGTTGCCACCCTGACGTGACTGTGCCACCACAGCCCTGGTGGCAGCACCCTGTGGCCACGATGCAGGGACCGTGACCACACGCAGTGAACGCGGGGTGTGGGTAAAGGCTTGTGTGGGGGCTGCCATCGTGTTAAACCTCCTCCAGCAGGAGAAGCAAGGGGCCACTGTTCACCAGCGGTGGGGGTCTTGGGCACTGGGGAGAGACAGGGCCACGGGGTCCATGCCACGGCTGCGTGGCACCAGGTCCTCCCTCAGCACCCGGCCGCCACGGCGGGCCGCGCAGGACGACACGGGTTAAGTTACATAAACCCTTCTGAGGAGGGGGTGGAGGAAGGGGCGCTgccggcggggctgcggcggctCAGGTTGATCGAGGGTGGATGACAGCGGCCTGGCGCAGGCCCACGGCGGTGGAGGAAAGCTGCTTAGCCCCCTCCGGGTTGCCATGGAgacgggcgggcggcagcgggagcggcggcggggctgtcAGTGAGGCACAGCCACCACCGGGCACCACCGGGGCGGTGGCGGCGAGGAGGCCGCGGCGGGGGACGCTGTGTGGCGGCAGTCATGGACTCGCACTGCGACTGTGCCGAGCCCCCGGCCGCCGAGCAGCAGCCGTCGGGGAAGATTAACAAAACCGCCTTCAAATTGTTCAAGAGGAGGAAAGCCGGGGGCACCATGCCGAGCATCTTCGGGGTGAGGAGCAaaggcggggaggggaagggcgcGAGCAAGGCGGGGATGGTGCGGAGCAGGACGCACGATGGCTTGGCCGACGCCGTGCTGGAGGGCAGCAAGAAGGAGGACCAGGGTGGCGGCGATCCGCAAGGCAAGGATGCTCAGAGCCGGGCGGCCGGCGGCCTCGGCGTCTCGCCCGGCAGCTCGGTGGCGAAGTCGCACAGCTTCTTCTCCCTGCTGAGGAAGAACGGGAGGACGGAGAACGGCAAGGCAGAGAATGCGGATCAGCGGGCTGGCGGCAGACAAAAGAAGGGGCTGAAAGGGATCTTCAGCAGCATGCGATGGcataaaaaggacaaaaacggcaaggaggagaggggggaagCCTCGGAAATCCAGTCCGGACTCATTATGCCGGGGTCTCTGACCGCCAGCTTGGAGTGCATCAAAGAGGAGACGCCAAAACCTTTGTCTGAAACTCCGAACAGCACAGGAGACGTCGGTCTCGAATCGCTGCATGAGAAGCACACCTTGGCCGAGGAGCCCCAGGTGGGAGGTGGGGAGTCGCGGGACAGCaaacccccccccggggaggaCCCTGCCGCCGCTGGAAGGCGACCCGAGGAGCTCTGCCGCGAGCGACCGGACCTGGGCACCGGAGAGGTTGGGACTGCGAAGGATGCGGCCATAACAGGTGACATTCCAATAACGACTATTCCCCCTGTTGAACCTCACTGTGATAGCGGTCAAGAGACGGCAGCCGCCCCTGACCCTTCCTCTATTGATCCACCCTCAGAGCAATCGATTGATCGTATTTGTTTGATGTTTGCTGACGTGACTTCACTGAAAAGCTTTGACTCTCTTACAGGCTGCGGAGATATTATTGCGGACCAGGAGGAGGATGTGGGCGGCGGGAGTGGCGGCTGCGAGAAGAGCACCCCCGGGGTCAGCAAGCTGGGCGCCTCCAAGAAACACCCCACCATGGTGGCCTAccaaggaggaggggaggagatggCCAGCCCGGAGCAGGTGGATGATACATACCTCCAGGAGTTCTGGGATATGCTGTCGCAGACAGAGGAGACccaaacaggaggaggaggaggagggacaAAGACGCCCGAGGGGCTGAAGGAGAACCGAGGTACTGAAGGGGCCCATAACAGAGTGGCAGTGAAACGTGGTGGACTCAACCAGATCCCCATTCACCTCAACCACAAAGAGGAGCAgaagggcagggagaaggagcagcatGAGGGTGTCCCGAACAGTGATGAGGGCTACTGGGATTCCACCACCCCTGGTCCTGAGGAAGATAGTACCATGAGCATCCAGAAGGAGACCATTCCCAGGGACAGCTACAGTGGGGATGCACTCTATGACCTCTATGCTGAGCCAGATGAAAACCCACCAGGGAAGCCTCCGGACGAAGGGGTCACCTGTGTGCCACGCTCCAAGCCCGTGTCGCCAATAACGACCACATGCTCACTGAAAACACCCTCAAGCACAGTGAAGGACTCCAAGATACCCATCAGCATTAAACACCTTGCATCACATCCAGCCAGCCATGGAACAGACACTAGTAACAGCCATCACGTTGCACACCA comes from Anser cygnoides isolate HZ-2024a breed goose chromosome 1, Taihu_goose_T2T_genome, whole genome shotgun sequence and encodes:
- the AMER2 gene encoding APC membrane recruitment protein 2, whose translation is MDSHCDCAEPPAAEQQPSGKINKTAFKLFKRRKAGGTMPSIFGVRSKGGEGKGASKAGMVRSRTHDGLADAVLEGSKKEDQGGGDPQGKDAQSRAAGGLGVSPGSSVAKSHSFFSLLRKNGRTENGKAENADQRAGGRQKKGLKGIFSSMRWHKKDKNGKEERGEASEIQSGLIMPGSLTASLECIKEETPKPLSETPNSTGDVGLESLHEKHTLAEEPQVGGGESRDSKPPPGEDPAAAGRRPEELCRERPDLGTGEVGTAKDAAITGCGDIIADQEEDVGGGSGGCEKSTPGVSKLGASKKHPTMVAYQGGGEEMASPEQVDDTYLQEFWDMLSQTEETQTGGGGGGTKTPEGLKENRGTEGAHNRVAVKRGGLNQIPIHLNHKEEQKGREKEQHEGVPNSDEGYWDSTTPGPEEDSTMSIQKETIPRDSYSGDALYDLYAEPDENPPGKPPDEGVTCVPRSKPVSPITTTCSLKTPSSTVKDSKIPISIKHLASHPASHGTDTSNSHHVAHHHLAKSEMHRTKIPVSKVLVRRVSNRGLAGTTVKAATYQDSAKK